One region of Mangifera indica cultivar Alphonso chromosome 3, CATAS_Mindica_2.1, whole genome shotgun sequence genomic DNA includes:
- the LOC123212233 gene encoding transcription factor MYB4-like yields the protein MGRAPCCDKTRLKKGQWTPDEDQILISHIQKHGHANWRALPKQAGLLRCGKSCRLRWMNYLRPDIKRGNFSLEEEETIIQMHEVLGNRWSTIAARLPGRTDNEIKNVWHTHLQKRFKQNQEKPNSETKPQRKTKAKPETNISRESETSGIVPPPSPEPSSSEFSSVTTGETNIEYVTVKEEQNESLENFPVIDESFWSEALPSESVKISNERQVQSVFPILEPGFNGGSKMVDDCMDFWYNMFLKTRDESVKISKERQVQSVFPILEPGFNGGSKMVDDCMDFWYNVFLKTSDESTLTPLLL from the exons ATGGGGAGAGCTCCTTGCTGTGATAAAACGAGGTTGAAGAAGGGGCAATGGACCCCTGATGAAGACCAAATCTTAATCTCCCATATCCAGAAACATGGCCACGCAAATTGGCGAGCCTTGCCAAAGCAAGCCG GTCTGTTGAGATGTGGAAAGAGTTGCAGACTCAGGTGGATGAACTATTTACGCCCGGATATTAAGAGAGGGAACTTCAgccttgaagaagaagaaactatCATTCAGATGCATGAAGTGTTAGGCAACAG gtgGTCAACAATCGCTGCAAGATTACCAGGGAGAACGGACAACGAGATAAAAAATGTCTGGCACACCCACCTGCAGAAAAGATTTAAACAAAACCAGGAGAAGCCAAATTCGGAAACCAAACCACAACgaaaaaccaaagcaaaacCTGAAACCAACATCTCAAGGGAATCTGAAACCTCAGGAATCGTTCCACCGCCGTCTCCTGAGCCATCTTCGAGTGAATTCTCGTCAGTCACAACCGGAGAAACAAACATCGAGTACGTCACCGTGAAGGAAGAACAAAACGAGTCCCTGGAAAACTTTCCTGTAATTGATGAAAGTTTCTGGTCAGAAGCATTGCCATCAGAGTCGGTAAAGATCTCCAACGAAAGACAAGTTCAGTCTGTATTTCCAATCCTGGAACCGGGTTTCAATGGCGGTTCCAAAATGGTCGATGATTGCATGGACTTCTGGTACAATATGTTTCTGAAGACCCGTGATGAGTCGGTAAAGATCTCCAAAGAAAGACAAGTTCAGTCTGTATTTCCAATCCTGGAACCGGGTTTCAATGGCGGTTCCAAAATGGTCGATGATTGCATGGACTTCTGGTACAATGTGTTTCTGAAGACCAGTGATGAATCCACGTTAACACCATTGTTATTGTAA